From Vigna radiata var. radiata cultivar VC1973A unplaced genomic scaffold, Vradiata_ver6 scaffold_227, whole genome shotgun sequence, one genomic window encodes:
- the LOC106753267 gene encoding uncharacterized protein LOC106753267, protein MKTSLGLSPFHMVYGKACHLPVEMEHKALWALKFLNFDPHETQSKRRNQLLELEEMWLHAYHSSRNYKEKVKFYHDKKLVKRVFTPGQQVLLFNSRLKLFPGKLKSKWSGPFVIKHVYPNGAVELETTDKEINWVVNGQRLKHYLGGEVEQFSTVLMLVDP, encoded by the coding sequence ATGAAGACTTCATTGGGGTTATCACCTTTTCATATGGTATATGGGAAAGCATGTCATTTGCCAGTAGAGATGGAGCATAaggctttgtgggctttgaaatttttaaattttgatcctcatgaaaCTCAAAGCAAACGAAGAAATCAATTGTTAGAATTGGAAGAGATGTGGTTACATGCATATCATTCATCAAggaattataaagaaaaggtgaaattttatcatgataaaaagTTGGTAAAGAGAGTCTTCACTCCAGGACAGCAGGTGCTACTATTTAATTCACGGTTGAAGTTATTTCCTGGgaagttgaaatcaaaatggtcgggacccTTTGTGATAAAGCATGTATATCCAAATGGAGCTGTGGAATTGGAAACTACAGATAAGGAGATAAATTGGGTTGTAAATGGTCAGAGGCTCAAACATTATTTAGGAGGAGAAGTGGAGCAGTTTTCCACCGTACTaatgttggtggatccatga